In Moorella sp. Hama-1, a single genomic region encodes these proteins:
- the larB gene encoding nickel pincer cofactor biosynthesis protein LarB, translated as MNVEQLKDLLLAYKNGRAGLETVMEHLKNLGDEDLGFAKVDHHRALRNGFPEAIFGQGKTREQVVAIACHLAAAGSTVLVTRTDRETYQEVAARLPAAVFNELARTIVVDRGEIKPTGGRVAVLSAGTADLPVAEEAAVTATVMGNEVERVYDVGVAGIHRLLGRVDLVRRADVVIVVAGMEGALASVVAGLVDRPVIAVPTSIGYGASFGGLAALLTMLNSCASGIGVVNIDNGFGAAALATTITRLKRFRPEKD; from the coding sequence ATGAACGTCGAACAACTCAAGGACCTACTGCTAGCTTATAAAAACGGTCGGGCCGGCCTGGAGACAGTCATGGAGCATTTAAAAAACCTGGGGGACGAAGACCTGGGCTTTGCCAAGGTAGACCACCACCGCGCCCTGCGGAATGGCTTCCCGGAGGCCATCTTCGGCCAGGGCAAGACCAGGGAGCAGGTCGTAGCTATAGCCTGTCACCTGGCGGCCGCAGGCTCTACGGTGCTGGTGACCCGGACGGATCGGGAGACCTACCAGGAAGTGGCCGCCCGCCTGCCGGCAGCTGTTTTTAACGAACTGGCCCGGACCATTGTCGTCGACCGGGGCGAGATCAAACCCACCGGCGGCCGGGTGGCCGTCTTGAGCGCCGGCACCGCCGACCTGCCGGTAGCCGAAGAGGCGGCCGTTACGGCCACGGTGATGGGCAACGAGGTCGAGCGGGTCTACGACGTTGGGGTCGCCGGCATCCACCGCCTCCTGGGCCGGGTGGACCTGGTACGCCGGGCTGATGTGGTGATTGTCGTCGCCGGGATGGAAGGCGCCCTGGCCAGCGTTGTTGCCGGCCTGGTCGACCGGCCGGTCATTGCCGTACCCACCAGTATCGGCTATGGCGCCAGTTTCGGCGGCCTGGCCGCCCTTTTGACCATGCTCAACAGCTGCGCCAGCGGCATCGGCGTCGTCAATATCGATAACGGCTTCGGTGCCGCTGCCCTGGCCACCACCATCACCAGGCTAAAGAGGTTCCGGCCTGAAAAAGATTAA
- a CDS encoding phage holin family protein: MTNWVGAVVRFVVSALVLMLVGFILPGIRVAGFTGALIAAVVIAALGWAIEAVLGKKISPHGRGIVGFIVAAIVIYVAQFIIPAYLSVNILGALLAALVIGIIDAFVPTELR; this comes from the coding sequence ATGACCAATTGGGTAGGTGCGGTAGTACGTTTCGTCGTTTCGGCCCTGGTTTTAATGCTGGTAGGCTTCATCCTCCCCGGCATCAGGGTGGCAGGATTTACCGGCGCCCTCATTGCGGCCGTAGTCATTGCTGCTCTGGGCTGGGCAATTGAAGCCGTCCTCGGTAAAAAGATATCGCCCCACGGTCGCGGCATCGTCGGTTTTATTGTTGCCGCCATTGTCATCTATGTCGCCCAGTTTATTATCCCCGCGTACTTAAGCGTCAATATTCTGGGCGCCCTGCTGGCAGCCCTGGTGATCGGGATAATCGACGCCTTTGTTCCCACCGAATTACGTTAA
- the lepA gene encoding translation elongation factor 4 has product MPVDGGGTRLPVAQKNIRNFSIIAHIDHGKSTLADRLLEYTGALSRREMVDQVLDTMDLERERGITIKLQAVRLRYQARDGQEYVLNLIDTPGHVDFTYEVSRSLAACEGALLVVDAAQGIEAQTLANVYLALEHNLEIIPVINKIDLPSAEPERVRREIEEVIGLDASEAILASAKTGQGTEEILEAIIRRIPPPRGDQEAPLQALIFDSIFDSYRGAIPYFRVVQGEVRKGDRIRFMATGAEFEVNEVGVFTPAPRPVASLAAGEVGFLAASIKNVKDTRVGDTITSVDHPAREPLPGYRRVMPMVYCGLFPVESESYDDLRDALEKLQLNDASLTFEKETSVALGFGFRCGFLGLLHMEIVQERLEREYGLELITTAPNVVYRVVGTDGSVIMIDNPTALPAPTLIDHIEEPFVEATIMTPKDFVGPVMELCQEKRGSFLNLDYLSEKRVSLKYDLPLAEIIYDFFDQLKTRTRGYASLDYALKGYLPSDLVKMDILVNNEVVDALSLITHRDQAYQRGRALVESLRKLIPRQLFDVPIQAAVGSRIIARETIPALRKNVLAKCYGGDVTRKRKLLEKQKEGKKRMKQVGTVDIPQEAFMAVLKAGK; this is encoded by the coding sequence ATGCCAGTTGACGGGGGAGGAACAAGATTACCTGTGGCACAAAAAAATATCCGTAATTTCAGCATCATCGCCCATATCGACCACGGCAAGTCGACCCTGGCCGACCGCCTCCTGGAATACACCGGCGCCCTGAGCCGGCGGGAGATGGTCGACCAGGTATTGGATACCATGGACCTGGAACGGGAGCGGGGTATTACCATCAAGCTCCAGGCCGTGCGCCTGCGCTATCAGGCCCGGGACGGGCAGGAGTATGTCTTGAACCTCATTGATACCCCGGGCCATGTCGACTTCACCTACGAGGTCTCCCGCAGCCTGGCGGCCTGCGAAGGCGCCCTGCTGGTAGTCGACGCCGCCCAGGGGATCGAAGCCCAGACCCTGGCCAATGTCTACCTGGCCCTGGAGCATAACCTGGAGATCATCCCGGTGATCAATAAAATCGACCTGCCCAGCGCCGAGCCGGAGCGGGTGCGGCGGGAGATTGAAGAAGTCATCGGCCTGGACGCCAGCGAAGCCATCCTGGCCTCGGCCAAGACCGGCCAGGGGACGGAGGAGATCCTGGAGGCCATTATCCGCCGGATACCGCCGCCCCGGGGCGACCAGGAGGCGCCCCTGCAGGCCCTGATCTTTGATTCCATCTTTGATAGTTACCGGGGCGCCATTCCCTATTTCCGGGTGGTCCAGGGCGAGGTCCGCAAGGGGGACCGGATTCGCTTTATGGCCACCGGCGCCGAGTTCGAGGTCAACGAGGTGGGTGTCTTCACCCCGGCACCGCGGCCGGTGGCGTCCCTGGCGGCCGGGGAAGTGGGCTTCCTGGCTGCCAGTATTAAGAACGTCAAGGATACCCGGGTGGGCGACACCATCACCAGCGTTGACCACCCGGCCCGGGAACCCTTGCCCGGCTACCGCCGGGTCATGCCCATGGTTTATTGCGGCCTCTTCCCGGTAGAATCCGAAAGCTACGACGACCTCCGGGACGCCCTGGAAAAACTCCAGCTCAATGACGCCTCCCTAACCTTTGAGAAGGAGACCTCGGTAGCCCTGGGCTTCGGCTTTCGCTGCGGCTTTTTGGGCCTGCTGCACATGGAGATCGTCCAGGAACGCCTGGAGCGGGAGTACGGCCTGGAACTCATCACCACCGCCCCCAACGTGGTCTACCGGGTGGTGGGCACTGACGGCAGCGTAATCATGATCGACAACCCTACGGCCCTGCCGGCGCCGACCCTCATTGACCACATTGAGGAGCCCTTTGTCGAGGCCACCATCATGACGCCCAAAGACTTCGTCGGCCCGGTCATGGAGCTCTGCCAGGAAAAACGGGGCAGCTTTCTCAACCTGGATTACCTCTCCGAAAAGAGGGTGTCCTTGAAATACGACCTGCCCCTGGCGGAGATAATCTACGACTTCTTTGACCAGCTGAAAACCCGGACCCGGGGTTATGCCTCCCTGGATTATGCTTTAAAGGGTTACCTCCCCTCCGACCTGGTCAAGATGGATATCCTGGTCAATAATGAGGTAGTCGACGCCCTGTCCCTCATCACCCACCGCGACCAGGCCTACCAGCGCGGCCGCGCCCTGGTGGAATCCCTGCGCAAGCTGATCCCGCGCCAGCTCTTCGACGTGCCCATCCAGGCCGCCGTCGGCAGCCGCATCATCGCCCGGGAGACCATACCGGCCCTGCGGAAGAACGTCCTGGCCAAGTGCTACGGCGGTGACGTGACCCGGAAAAGAAAACTCCTGGAGAAGCAAAAGGAAGGCAAGAAGCGTATGAAGCAGGTGGGGACGGTGGATATTCCCCAGGAAGCCTTTATGGCCGTATTGAAGGCAGGCAAGTAA
- the hemW gene encoding radical SAM family heme chaperone HemW, whose translation MATTCIALYIHIPFCARKCNYCDFVSYPGQTPEVMAAYCRHLAEEMELAAGTWQPGPAATIFLGGGTPTLLPAARLAEVLEATENYFGRQPGGEVSVEANPGTVTREKLRVLRAAGVNRLSLGVQSFADDLLAAMGRIHRRQDIYQAYDLARGAGFKNINLDLIFGLPGQTLAAWRATLKETIALRPEHIAVYGLQVEEKTPWGRLAAAGRLDRPGEDLELAMYQEARAVLAAAGYQQYEISNFARPGYQCRHNLTYWQNRPYLGLGAAAASSWQGQHWQNYSDLQQYGAAVAAGRLPRAEIETLTRRQQMGETMFLGLRLLEGVDLEVFRQRFGADARQVYARELARLYRAGLVEEGAGRLRLTARGLPLANEVFVAFV comes from the coding sequence GTGGCAACGACCTGTATCGCGCTCTATATCCACATCCCCTTCTGCGCCCGCAAGTGTAATTACTGTGACTTCGTTTCCTACCCCGGCCAGACCCCGGAGGTAATGGCCGCTTACTGCCGCCACCTGGCAGAGGAGATGGAGCTGGCAGCCGGGACGTGGCAACCCGGCCCGGCGGCGACGATTTTCCTGGGCGGCGGCACCCCGACCCTCCTGCCGGCCGCCCGGCTGGCGGAAGTCCTGGAAGCCACAGAAAACTACTTCGGGCGGCAACCAGGAGGGGAGGTATCGGTAGAAGCCAACCCGGGCACCGTCACCCGGGAAAAACTGCGGGTCCTGCGGGCCGCCGGGGTCAATCGCCTTTCCCTGGGGGTCCAGTCCTTTGCCGATGACCTCCTAGCAGCCATGGGCCGCATCCACCGCCGGCAGGATATTTACCAGGCTTACGATCTGGCCCGGGGGGCCGGTTTTAAAAACATCAATCTTGATCTCATCTTCGGCCTGCCGGGCCAGACCCTGGCAGCCTGGCGGGCTACTTTAAAGGAAACTATTGCCCTCCGGCCCGAGCATATCGCCGTCTACGGGCTCCAGGTCGAGGAGAAGACGCCCTGGGGTCGCCTGGCGGCCGCCGGCCGGTTAGACCGCCCCGGTGAGGACCTGGAACTGGCTATGTACCAGGAGGCCCGGGCGGTCCTGGCGGCCGCCGGTTACCAGCAGTATGAGATATCTAACTTCGCCCGGCCGGGGTACCAGTGCCGCCATAACCTCACCTACTGGCAAAACCGGCCCTACTTGGGCCTGGGGGCGGCGGCGGCTTCTTCCTGGCAGGGACAGCACTGGCAGAACTATAGCGATCTGCAACAGTACGGTGCCGCCGTAGCTGCCGGTCGGCTCCCCCGGGCGGAGATAGAAACCCTGACCCGGCGCCAGCAGATGGGTGAGACCATGTTCCTGGGTCTGCGCCTCTTGGAGGGCGTCGACCTGGAAGTCTTCAGACAGCGTTTCGGGGCCGACGCCCGCCAGGTCTATGCCAGGGAGCTCGCCCGCCTGTACCGGGCCGGACTGGTCGAGGAAGGGGCCGGACGACTGCGGCTGACGGCCAGGGGTTTACCCCTGGCCAACGAAGTTTTCGTGGCCTTTGTCTAG
- the hrcA gene encoding heat-inducible transcriptional repressor HrcA, whose protein sequence is MRMDARKQKVLAAVIQDYILTGEPVGSRTIARRYNLGVSPATIRNEMADLEEMGLLEQPHTSAGRVPSDYGYRYYVDCLLPPASLTPEEEEYVRRRYNQKMLEIEQVLAETTRLISDMTSYAAIALGPDQGRASLEQVQVLPIQAVNKALLVAITSTGVVEHRVFTVPENVTPADLERISRVLNARLQGRALDDLRQMVLGDIFRELAHHRNLVNLVKELLQQILSLEGGEKVYRDGTLNILNQPEFKDLKRVRGILSLLDQDEALRRIFMTMPANGLTVRIGQENKLEGIENCSVVTISYAVEGKIKGKVGLLGPTRMQYARAISVLRCVADALSQTLEQLYR, encoded by the coding sequence ATGCGGATGGATGCGCGGAAACAAAAGGTCCTGGCGGCTGTTATCCAGGACTATATCCTGACAGGTGAACCGGTGGGTTCCCGTACCATTGCCCGGCGCTACAACCTGGGTGTGAGTCCGGCCACCATCCGGAATGAGATGGCCGACCTGGAAGAGATGGGCTTGCTGGAACAACCCCATACCTCGGCCGGCCGGGTGCCTTCGGATTATGGTTATCGTTACTACGTCGATTGTCTGCTGCCGCCTGCCAGCTTAACGCCGGAGGAGGAAGAGTATGTCCGACGGCGCTATAACCAGAAAATGCTGGAGATCGAGCAGGTCCTGGCCGAGACAACCCGGCTCATCTCTGATATGACTTCTTATGCCGCCATCGCCCTGGGACCCGACCAGGGCCGGGCTTCCCTGGAGCAGGTCCAGGTCTTGCCCATCCAGGCGGTCAATAAAGCCCTGCTGGTCGCCATTACCAGTACCGGCGTCGTAGAACACCGGGTCTTTACCGTGCCCGAGAATGTAACCCCGGCGGATCTGGAGCGGATCTCGCGGGTTCTCAATGCCCGCCTGCAGGGCCGGGCCCTGGATGACCTGCGCCAGATGGTTCTGGGCGATATCTTTCGCGAACTGGCCCATCACCGGAACCTGGTCAACCTGGTTAAAGAATTGCTACAACAGATTCTATCCCTGGAGGGCGGGGAGAAGGTCTACCGGGATGGGACTCTCAATATCTTAAACCAACCGGAGTTTAAGGACCTAAAACGGGTACGAGGGATACTGTCTCTCCTGGACCAGGATGAAGCCCTGCGGCGTATTTTTATGACTATGCCGGCTAATGGTCTCACCGTCCGCATCGGCCAGGAAAACAAATTAGAGGGCATTGAAAACTGCAGTGTAGTGACGATTAGCTATGCTGTTGAAGGAAAGATCAAGGGCAAGGTAGGTCTGCTGGGGCCGACGCGGATGCAATATGCCCGGGCCATTTCGGTTCTCCGGTGTGTTGCTGATGCTTTATCCCAGACCCTGGAGCAGCTCTACCGGTAA